The Helicobacter ibis DNA segment TGGTAAAACAATAAAATTAGAATACATTAAAAAAGCATTTAAAATAGGGATTCCATCGGGCTTTGAAAGATTGCTTACAATTTTTTCAATTATTTTAATGAATAAATTCATTGCAATATATGGCACTCATACACTAGCTGGTTATCAAATAGCCACTAGAATTGAGGGGTTTGCTTTTATGCCTGGCTTTGGCTTTATGATAGCAGCTATGGCACTTATGGGACAGAATCTAGGAGCCAAAAAACCACTAGAAGCACGATATAGCACATTAAATACTATTCTGTTAGGTAGCATATTTATGGGGATAATAGGGCTTTGCATGACATGCTTTGCATACTATCTATCCGCTATATTTACAGACGAAATAGAAAGCATACAGGGAAGTATAAGCTACCTAATCCCTATTGGAATCTCTCAAGTGCCATTTGCATTTATATGTATATTAGATGGGGCTCTAAGAGGAGCTGGTATCACAAAAATAACACTAATTGTAAATAGTCTTATGATATGGGGGTTAAGAATCTTGCCTTGCTATTTTTTAGCAACACTAAAATATCCAGTTATATACATTTATATCTGCATAACACTAGAGACATTTTTAAGAGCATTTGTGTATTGGAAAATATTCCAAAGCGGAATTTGGAAGAGGCATAAACTCTAAAAAGCCGCCTTAAAGACTTCCAAATTAGAAAAGATATATAGCATCATAATACCAAGACAAAGGGCTATTGCAACAAATATCAAAACTTTCTTCTCAAAAGAAGTAAGTTTATCACCACTCTTAGCCACAGAAATAATAGTAGCAACTATAATGACAAGCGAAACAACGCCCATAATGCTTAAAATAGTAATAAAATCTCCAACGCTATCCACTATTGATACCCTCTTTAAAATTTTTGTGAAATTATACAAAAAAATTAAACTATTTTTCGTTAAAATTCTACGATTAACTTGCTATTTAGGATTATCTATGATTGATTTAAAACTACTAATAAACAACTTTGAAGGCACAATTAAAGAATTATCAAAACGAAACATAGATAAAAACTTTTTAAACACCCTAAAAGAAACAAGCATAGCATACAAAAACAAAAAAACATCACTAGAAGAACTACAAGCTACACAAAATGCCAAAAGCAAAATGTTTGCACAATACAAACAAGAAGGCAAAGATATAAATTTACTAAAAGAAGAATGCGACAAATTAAAAATAGAAATATCAAATGAACTAAAAGAAGTAACCGCACTAGAAGAAAAACTACAAAATTTATCTCATATAATCCCAAACATACCAGATAATAAGACGCCTTTTGGCAAAGATGAAAATGATAATGTAGAAATAAAAAAGGTATTAACTCCAAAGAGTTTTTCCTTCACTCCAAAAGAACATTGGGAGTTAGCAGAAATAAATGGTTGGATAGATTTTGAAAGAGGCGTTAAGTTGGCTAAAAGCAGATTTAGCGTATTTATGGGGCTTGGTGCGAAATTAGAGAGAGCACTTATTAATTATATGCTTGATTTTAATACAAAGCATGGCTTTAATGAGATTCAAACTCCAGCCATTGTTAATTCAGAAATGATGTTTGGAACAGGACAACTACCAAAATTCGAAAATGATTTATTTAAGATTTCAGATTCAACTTTTGATGATGACACCAAAAAGGGACATGATTTATATCTTATCCCAACTGCAGAAGTTACGCTAACAAATCTATATCATGATGAAATAATAGATATAAACAAACTACCACTAATGATGACTGCATATACACCATGCTTTAGAAAAGAAGCAGGAAGTGCTGGAAGGGACACAAGAGGGATAATAAGGCAACACCAATTTGACAAAGTAGAATTAGTAGCAATAACCTCACAAAAAGATAGTGATGAAATGCAAAATAAAATGGTTACATGTGCTTCTTTGTTGCTAGAATCTTTAGGATTACCACATAGATTAGTGCAATTATGCGGTGGGGATTTAGGCTTTAGTGCTAG contains these protein-coding regions:
- the serS gene encoding serine--tRNA ligase; translation: MIDLKLLINNFEGTIKELSKRNIDKNFLNTLKETSIAYKNKKTSLEELQATQNAKSKMFAQYKQEGKDINLLKEECDKLKIEISNELKEVTALEEKLQNLSHIIPNIPDNKTPFGKDENDNVEIKKVLTPKSFSFTPKEHWELAEINGWIDFERGVKLAKSRFSVFMGLGAKLERALINYMLDFNTKHGFNEIQTPAIVNSEMMFGTGQLPKFENDLFKISDSTFDDDTKKGHDLYLIPTAEVTLTNLYHDEIIDINKLPLMMTAYTPCFRKEAGSAGRDTRGIIRQHQFDKVELVAITSQKDSDEMQNKMVTCASLLLESLGLPHRLVQLCGGDLGFSASNTIDIEVWLPGQNCYREISSISNTRDFQARRAKIRYKDENKKNILAHTLNGSSLAVGRTLVAIMENYQTENGEIQIPEVLREYLR